The sequence below is a genomic window from Paramisgurnus dabryanus chromosome 4, PD_genome_1.1, whole genome shotgun sequence.
ACTGCAGTCAaatattcctcttataccacagttaccacaaacattgctctggtgcctatttttaagacatttgacaggttaggtatgcggtttacagaaaaaaaaaaaatcagcagcaatgcaacatttttcaaccaattagaataaagcatttaacaggcCCGTGGTATAAATCTAACTATATACATGGTATCttattaaatatacatataacaACTATTGCAGGTGTGACATTTACTTATGAGAGAAACCTTTATGCTGTAAACATCTGGAATTAAAATCACTTCATCTGTGCAAGAAACAACATCaaatcaacaacaaaatatgtATCTGCACATTCAAATGCACTAAACTTATTACAACTGTATCACTTTAGCATTTGTACTCTATACTCTATATCTCAGGAATGTATACATGTCTTGAAGTGGCTTAGCCTCTCTTGCCTCCTCTGACGGATTGCCAAAGCGCAAAGCTATGTTTGTTTTACTAACTGACTATTTTTCTTCCCCTCACAGAGCAGCTGAGCTCTCCTGACTGGACTGTAGACTCTGTATATCACATTTTAGACCTACTGAGCTACGTCAGAACCGACCGTCTTATTCTCCCAAAGTGTAGTGAGTAAGTCAATGACCTTCCATTGGAAACTGTCACCAGTGTCATTTACTGCAAATTTAGGTTTTGTGGTCtaactgtctctctctctgtgtgtgtcttTGGCTAGAGAGCGCAATGAATTGCTGATTCTCTGTGGATATATTGGTGCACTTTTAGCCATTGGGAGACAGTATTCAAGTATAGTGCCTGCATTGTATGAATACACAAGGTAAGTCAagtaaaacaataataataataatatgtatgTGTACTTGTCGAATAtaaaataccttgtcgaaaataaaatgtttggtttgcaaaagacgaggggagacaaTAAGGATGGATTACAACTGTgcagagaggtttggcagctaGGCAGAATTCAAGGACCTGTAGCTTACATtgattgtatacattaatttaaCACAGCTCAgtgtaataaataatatgcgTTAGATATGATACATATACgaaggtaatttacttgtcatttatttcccttgttatcagaaataaactactgttgTCATTGATCATGTGGAAGTCTACCGAAAGTTGCGTTTAGTCAACAAAAGCAGTTTGTTTAtgctgttgctgctgaaaccgtctatgaATTCTGCATACTGTATCTGTTGCCATACATTCATAATATTGCAAATGTAACAACAGATGCTTTTCTAAATAGACAGTTATATTGTATATGTTTTTGACGCTATCAGCCAGACTCTCACTTTTACAATCTGATTTTAATGTCTTATACTtcattttttgtatttacttcCAGTCAAAATATAGTGCAAAGCcatctttcattttaaaagtaatctTTGACACTGATATCAGGCAATCAAACAGTCTAACATGTGCCTATGGTAATATGTTTTCTCTCttcctttctctttttttctctctctttctctctcagtcAGCTGCTGAAGAGAAGGGAGGTGGCTGTGCCTTTGCAGATCGAGCAGTTGTCTGTAGAGTTGGAGGCCTGGAGAGCGTGCACTCAATCTCTAAAGTCTGTGCAATAAGTGACTTGTTCATATTACACAACAGCTCTTTTTCCAAATCTATTGGGTTGCCTGTCTAGACAGATACTACAATTTTAAAGCAATAATGTTTAAATCACAACATAGTCAGCAAGTTATGCTGCTATTTGAGTCAGTAAAAGcaacatttaacaaaaaataaattacacatCTTCAAAACGATCaaatcaagcccagttttttaaattaacattgacaaaaaatgtagaaaagtcacaaaatcttattccactgagatgaagggaaccatttttttaaaaagggtaAATTGGAATGaatctaaaatgtatttttggaaTGTGTGACACTCTGTGAAAACAACTAATGTCATTTTTCTAGGTTGTAGATCTAACAAATGATCTCTCTAACTCTTgctctttcattctttctttctttctttcatgcacacctgtgaaacatgaacacacaaacacagagcgCCAGATGAAAGCTTGTACACTTCACCGTCTGAGGTCCAGAAACTAGAGTACAACCAGCTGTTGAGTCGGATGAGAGAGGAGCCCATCAATGGCCTAGAGGGTCCTGACTATGTCACCGGTTCCAACCTGCCCAGTCACTCTGATGTCCAGATTTCCTGCTTCACAGGCCTCAGGATACAGGTGGGTCTGTTTTTCTTACTCGTGTCTGAGCAGCATGACTTAAATGGCATTAAACTCATATCTTTGTTTTGAACGATAGGGTCCCATGTTCTTCCTGGAGGATGGCAAATCAGCCATTTCTTTAAATGATGCCCTTATGTGGGCGAAGGTGAACCCATTCTCTCCGCTGGGAACGGGTATACGCCTTAACCCCTTCTGAGCACAAATGAATGTGAACAGTATTCTTTCTGGTCCGGCTCTGGTAATTCAGCATCTGGTAGCAGAACAACACTCCAACATTTTTTGAGGCTTTGCCTTGATTGCTCACCTCAATGTGCTTCATGATGTGCTTATTACAGTAAGACTTGCAGAGCATATGCAAAGAATCAGATTAGCAGTCTTGTGCATTGCCATTTGTAACATCTAAGTAACATTACGGAAATTCTGTGCTGGATGCGCTGATGAATCTTATACATGAAGTGGGACAATTATTGACACAGACGGATTATGATGTTACATTTAGGTATAAGGGTTGAAATAGCCAAAAGGATTTCTCAATTCTAGCTGCTATTTAGTTGGTGTACACGTCATTATTAAGGTCAAGCTTTTGGATCATGCACTCTTATGAATGTTTTGTAGAGCTAACTTATTTTTCAAGACTTGAGTACAGTAAGAGGTATTTAtctgtacatgttttttttttctttcattttgctgctttaacatactgtaaaaacAAGTTGGCAATCATGTCCGTTGtctatgtataaaatatattaattgacTATTGAATATAGGAGTGCTGAGAGTTTAAAACTtcagtaatttagttttaaagGCTTACTGCCATAAAGTGTGAACAGGAGATTAAGCCTTGCTGTTACATTCAAAATATATGTCTAGATTAATTTAGGCAATAAGTTTGTAAAAAGCACACATACATGAAGTGAGACGCATTATAATTCTGCTATCTGTTAGTGCAGAAAGCTGTATGTCTGGAGTGTATTTATAAAGACAACATTTTTAGCAAAATGGCATATAAGACATAGATATTAAACATACGGACAGGGTTTGGataaatccaggactaggccatAGTTAtattaaaggcaattttcttaaaagaaaaatccagataatttactcaccaccatgtcatccaaaatgttgatgtctttctttgttcagtcgagaagaaattatgttttttgaggaaaacattgcaggatttttctcattttaatggactttaatagagcccaacatttaatacttaactcaacacttaacagtttttttcaaaggactataaacgatcccaaacgaggcataagggtcttatctagcgaaacaattgtcatttttgacaagaaaaataaaaaatatacacttttaaaccacaacttttcgtctatgtccggtccagcgtgacctaacgtaaatgcgtagtgacgtagagaggtcacttgttacatatataaaacgcacatttgcggaccattgtaaacaataaactgccacaaagacattaattagtatcagttgacatacaacaacgtaggaacggtcctctttcgtAGGaacgttcgtcctctgtgacctcttgacgtcatgacgtattgcgtggggtcacgctgacgcatcacgaccggatctagacgagaagttgtggtttaaaagtgcatatttattatgtttcttgtcaaaaatttcacttgataagacccttatgccttgtttgggatcgtttatagtcctttgaaactccgtgttaagtgttaagtattaaatgttgggctctattaaagtccattaaaatgagaaaaatcctgcaatgttttcctcaaaaaacataatttcttctcaaccgaacaaagaaagacatcaacattttggatgacatggtggtgagtaaattatcaggatttttcttttaagaaaattgaatattcctttaagacaaattagtttttacaagcaaacattactggtgtgcatcttgagacaaaacaacagcactgatatatgttgagatatgtcaatgcaacatgtttttaaatgaaggcaacTCAAACATGCGTTTTAGTCCGGGATTAGGATAAgacctgtccaggaaaccgccccataagaGCAACTAATAACTGAGGGGTGAATTcacagacagggattagcttaagccaggactgtGCATaaatttaattaggaaatataactagttttaacaaacatgccttactaaaaacattgcttgtgtgcattttgaggcaaatcaaagggcactggtgtattttaagattatgtcagtgcaagttgttttcagctTGGACAgctattacatttattttagtctaggactagtctaatccctgtctgggaaaccacctctAAATGCTTTAATTAAAAGTTTAGGGTCATGATCTAAAAAGCCTTTTAATCTAAAGGCATATGTCTGAATTTTTCAAATTGGGAAAAATAAAACTGTGCCAACACATTATTTCATTACAATACAACCAGTGTGAATACAAATGGTTTATAATAATGGGTGGCTACTTTTAAGATAAACAGTAACATATTTGTGTCATTACAAAGTTTTGATAAGtttgttatttctctaaataagtgaCTCTAATCTTAAAACTTTTGAATGTGTTGCTAAGAATTTTGAAAAGTTTGGAGGAATTGTATTTGAAGATTTGAACCCCACATGCAGAGACATATTTTCATCAAAATGCACTGtgaattgtatttatttgtacatAGTTTTATTGTAGAGTTTGTTTAAAAAAGCTAATATGCGTGTACCTAACATTACTCGCATGATCACTGTCCGTACACAACAGAAGGAATGACATATTGATACTGGAGACCAGGAGGACCTACCCAAATCCATCAACTCTGCATGAACCAAGCATCTCATCTGTTCCATATTGACAACAATGATTTTATCATAAAATTACAAGATGATATATGTAAGAATTGGCAAGACTAGTATGTCAACCTTTTTGTGATAATTACTATTAAAACGATTAAGTGTCCAAGAGTTTCACTTTACTTATGTATTAATTtttcaattaaaatgatttaaataatTATCTGCTAAATATGGGTTTTCAATACCAGTTTGCTTTAAAGAGATGACAAAGAAAGTCCATTCAATTTTGAAATagtttatttgttgtttatcttTATGTTTTGTATCATGCTTTAGCAAAGAATACTAATTGGAAAAGTATTAGACAACCTTGGAAGTGGACTTCCTTATCATAGTGTTATGATGTAAATGGTTCAAGAGATTACTGTAAAAACCataaaagcatctttatttttttgcatactgCTGTAACTTCGTACTaatttttaaagattaaaatgatTGCTTACATTCCACATCAAGGCATAACCATATCAATTCCACCATGTAATAAATTGGTATCATAGTAGACATGCAGCTAAAGTTAATGCACAGGTTACAAATAACTGTCTCCAGATAGTATTTACCAAAATATAACTtgcacaaaaatatataagtattttaacaacaaaaacatGTTAACAGAAGTTAAATAAAAGGCAAGTTGTGTTTTCCGTGCATGGTCACAAACATGGTTTGGTGACCATTCATATACTAATGCACTTTATATAAGAAAAGTGAGAGAGTTTTGTGTAGGTTATGTATAGGTCTATCTATACTGAAGAAAACTTTTTATAAGATTAGGCAGTTTGAGGTGAGGGATCAGATGCAGTCTGGATCGGCCCATGTAATTCCGGATACTCAGCCTACACAGCTGACACAAAGACCTCGGTGTGGCTGTCCAGGTAGAAAAAGAATGAGCATcagtacacacaaacacatctttGTTAGACATTAAGATAATTTGGGGTGTTATAAACAGAGTTTTTAATGGGGCACCAGTGGTGGTCATAGACATCACATTACCAAAGAACAAACATTATTAAACAACTTAGTagtttattaagtaaatgtaaagtGAGGACGATTTGTGGAACAGTATTAAACAGTCAAAGCATATGAGTTTAGGTTTAAATCAAATTATATGAAGAGAAATGTCCTTAAAAATATAATGCGTTCAAAGGAGCATTACCTTCATAAAGCAGAAGTATGCCCTCTGCCATGCTGCCGGGTGGCGCTGTCTCCGCAGGCCTCTGTAGTTCCACGTTACGAGCGTTGATGTTAGCGCCAAACTCTAGTAGCACTTTAATGATTTCTGGACAGtccttttgtgctgctgcatGAAGCGGTGTGTCCAAAAAACGGCCTTTCTGAACATTGGCACCtacaaaacattttgaaatggTTGGCCATAGTGCTTGCAAACCTGCAGAGTCTTAAATGGGTTGCTTTATTTTATATGattactttaaaatgttttatataattCCTTTTAACCTTATATAACACAcattaattgtatttttaacAGTATATGAAGGATTAAACTGACCAAAGAAAAATGTTTCACAGTACACTTACAAACATACCTCCATCCAGAAGTTTCTGTGTACACTGAAGTTCCTGTGAAATACAGGCAATGTAGAGCGGTGTTCCTAGATGGGGAATGTCATAATCTACATCCGCGCCCCATGAGATAAGAGACTCCACACATGCTGCCCTGCctgagacaaaaaaaaaacacttacatTGAGAATAAAGATATCATTGATATGTTAATACATTTCTGCTATACTTACACTAAATCATTTCAATCATATATCCACAATAATCCACACAAATTATTTCATGGCAGAATCATTCACCTTTACTAGAGGCTTCATGAATGGGTGAAGGTTGGCACACTTCTGACTGTGGTTTTGCTTCGTGTTCCAACAGCAATTCTGTGCAAGTGACACTTCCTGCCGTGCAGGCGTTGAACAGTGGGGTCACACCATCGATGGTGGTGGCATTCACCTACCACACATAACAACATGTCAACAGAATGATCTGCACAGAAGGATACAACTATCAAATTAACCAATTAGCATCACGAATGAGAAAA
It includes:
- the asb5b gene encoding ankyrin repeat and SOCS box protein 5b isoform X5, with the protein product MAYRYQWLDGPWGDGDMGSWADRSPLHEAACQGRLLALKTLLSQGYNPNIITIDHVTPLHEACLGDHVACARALIEAGANVNATTIDGVTPLFNACTAGSVTCTELLLEHEAKPQSEVCQPSPIHEASSKGRAACVESLISWGADVDYDIPHLGTPLYIACISQELQCTQKLLDGGANVQKGRFLDTPLHAAAQKDCPEIIKVLLEFGANINARNVELQRPAETAPPGSMAEGILLLYEATPRSLCQLCRLSIRNYMGRSRLHLIPHLKLPNLIKSFLQYR
- the asb5b gene encoding ankyrin repeat and SOCS box protein 5b isoform X1 — encoded protein: MTEILEERPFGSHYTNVYLSIFVLFCFKLFVKISLNILTHFYAVKGNRKEAARIAAEFYDFGQGHRSWADRSPLHEAACQGRLLALKTLLSQGYNPNIITIDHVTPLHEACLGDHVACARALIEAGANVNATTIDGVTPLFNACTAGSVTCTELLLEHEAKPQSEVCQPSPIHEASSKGRAACVESLISWGADVDYDIPHLGTPLYIACISQELQCTQKLLDGGANVQKGRFLDTPLHAAAQKDCPEIIKVLLEFGANINARNVELQRPAETAPPGSMAEGILLLYEATPRSLCQLCRLSIRNYMGRSRLHLIPHLKLPNLIKSFLQYR
- the asb5b gene encoding ankyrin repeat and SOCS box protein 5b isoform X3 — protein: MRLKETVRRRHGLQQSFMILAKDTAMAYRYQWLDGPWGDGDMGSWADRSPLHEAACQGRLLALKTLLSQGYNPNIITIDHVTPLHEACLGDHVACARALIEAGANVNATTIDGVTPLFNACTAGSVTCTELLLEHEAKPQSEVCQPSPIHEASSKGRAACVESLISWGADVDYDIPHLGTPLYIACISQELQCTQKLLDGGANVQKGRFLDTPLHAAAQKDCPEIIKVLLEFGANINARNVELQRPAETAPPGSMAEGILLLYEATPRSLCQLCRLSIRNYMGRSRLHLIPHLKLPNLIKSFLQYR
- the asb5b gene encoding ankyrin repeat and SOCS box protein 5b isoform X2, producing the protein MRLKETVRRRHGLQQSFMILAKDTVSSLYLWDMTIYWAMAYRYQWLDGPWGDGDMGSWADRSPLHEAACQGRLLALKTLLSQGYNPNIITIDHVTPLHEACLGDHVACARALIEAGANVNATTIDGVTPLFNACTAGSVTCTELLLEHEAKPQSEVCQPSPIHEASSKGRAACVESLISWGADVDYDIPHLGTPLYIACISQELQCTQKLLDGGANVQKGRFLDTPLHAAAQKDCPEIIKVLLEFGANINARNVELQRPAETAPPGSMAEGILLLYEATPRSLCQLCRLSIRNYMGRSRLHLIPHLKLPNLIKSFLQYR
- the asb5b gene encoding ankyrin repeat and SOCS box protein 5b isoform X4, producing the protein MPEVPCRDPEYSDNTSKKRKREDIDYFPIQKKSRWGILTSQGSWADRSPLHEAACQGRLLALKTLLSQGYNPNIITIDHVTPLHEACLGDHVACARALIEAGANVNATTIDGVTPLFNACTAGSVTCTELLLEHEAKPQSEVCQPSPIHEASSKGRAACVESLISWGADVDYDIPHLGTPLYIACISQELQCTQKLLDGGANVQKGRFLDTPLHAAAQKDCPEIIKVLLEFGANINARNVELQRPAETAPPGSMAEGILLLYEATPRSLCQLCRLSIRNYMGRSRLHLIPHLKLPNLIKSFLQYR